One window of Apium graveolens cultivar Ventura unplaced genomic scaffold, ASM990537v1 ctg8870, whole genome shotgun sequence genomic DNA carries:
- the LOC141705450 gene encoding VQ motif-containing protein 11-like — MASSSFSYSPKPNNNKSPQLENAISVHVDPSNFRDVVQKLTGARPTVEKLPITTSPHFNAKHNPVNIGPVRPSFKLQEHARNFQLQLNQNGLPESAFAPRKRVTNVSPVSTLDTVLAQGSPSPGTSLSPFVPQEEHYLYPSPPATASKPQPQLLPLFPTSPDS; from the coding sequence ATGGCTTCTTCTAGTTTCTCTTACTCTCCCAAACCAAACAATAACAAATCACCGCAACTAGAAAATGCCATTAGTGTTCATGTTGACCCATCAAACTTTCGTGATGTGGTCCAGAAACTAACAGGAGCCAGACCAACAGTGGAGAAGCTccccatcactacttctccacaTTTCAATGCAAAGCACAACCCTGTTAACATTGGTCCAGTAAGACCATCGTTCAAACTCCAAGAACACGCTAGAAACTTCCAACTACAATTGAACCAAAATGGGTTACCCGAGTCTGCGTTTGCACCAAGAAAGAGAGTGACAAATGTCTCGCCTGTGTCAACATTGGACACGGTTTTGGCACAAGGGAGTCCAAGTCCAGGAACATCATTGTCACCTTTTGTACCTCAGGAGGAACATTATTTGTATCCTAGTCCACCAGCTACTGCTAGCAAGCCTCAACCAC